One Solanum lycopersicum chromosome 2, SLM_r2.1 genomic region harbors:
- the LOC101251058 gene encoding senescence-specific cysteine protease SAG39-like: MTIFTNRSKYICLALFFIVFGLWSSQLASSRPINNETTMRVRHEQWIAHHDKIYNDLKEKEIRFKIFKENVERIETFNAGEDKGYKLGVNKFADLTNEEFRVLHTGYKSSSHPKIMSSSKPKTHFRYANITDVPPIMDWRRKGAVTPIKDQMECGCCWAFSAVAAMEGLHQLKTGKLIPLSEQELVDCDVEGEDLGCTGGLLDTAFQFIIKNKGLTTEANYPYQAADGVCNKKKSALSVAKITGYEDVPANNEKALLQAVANQPVSVAIDGSSFDFQFYSSGVFSGSCSTWLNHAVTAVGYGAASDGTKYWIIKNSWGSKWGENGYAHMKRDIDDKKGLCGLAMKASYPTA; the protein is encoded by the exons ATGACCATATTTACAAATCGTAGCAAATACATTTGCTTAGCTTTGTTCTTTATAGTTTTTGGACTTTGGAGCTCTCAATTAGCTTCATCACGTCCGATTAACAATGAGACAACCATGCGAGTTAGGCATGAGCAATGGATTGCCCATCATGACAAAATTTACAACGATctgaaagagaaagaaatacGTTTCAAGATATTCAAAGAAAACGTGGAACGTATAGAAACTTTTAATGCAGGAGAAGATAAAGGGTACAAACTTGGCGTTAATAAATTTGCTGATCTCACAAACGAAGAGTTTCGTGTGTTACATACCGGTTACAAGAGTTCATCACACCCTAAGATTATGTCCTCCTCAAAGCCAAAAACACATTTTAGGTACGCTAATATAACAGACGTACCGCCTATTATGGATTGGAGAAGGAAAGGAGCTGTTACCCCTATCAAGGACCAAATGGAATGTG GATGCTGTTGGGCATTTTCTGCAGTAGCAGCTATGGAAGGGCTACACCAACTGAAAACAGGAAAATTAATCCCTTTATCAGAGCAAGAGCTTGTAGATTGTGATGTCGAAGGCGAGGACCTAGGTTGCACCGGAGGACTCTTGGATACTGCCtttcaattcatcataaaaaataagGGCCTTACTACTGAAGCAAATTATCCATACCAGGCAGCAGATGGTGTCTGCAACAAGAAAAAATCAGCTCTTTCAGTAGCCAAAATTACAG GATATGAAGATGTACCGGCCAACAACGAGAAGGCTCTTTTGCAAGCTGTGGCTAATCAACCGGTGTCGGTGGCAATCGATGGGAGTAGCTTCGATTTCCAGTTTTATTCAAGTGGTGTATTTAGTGGATCATGCAGTACTTGGCTTAACCATGCTGTTACGGCAGTGGGATATGGTGCTGCAAGTGATGGTACAAAATATTGGATTATAAAGAATTCATGGggtagtaaatggggtgaaaaTGGATATGCACACATGAAAAGAGATATTGATGATAAAAAAGGCCTTTGTGGACTTGCCATGAAGGCTTCTTATCCCACTGCCTAA
- the LOC101252043 gene encoding transcription factor bHLH30-like produces MNCRNLGEFCENEAKGVVQSLVLDSEKGELVKASGRVEKKIGKSEGKTIAALKSHSEAERRRRQRINAHLSTLRNLVPSSDKMDKAALLAEVVRQVKQLKETATHDSERFFIPLDSDEIKVEIIAENAIDGTCLFRASVCCEYRTHLLSDLKQTINSLHVNLVKSEISTLGSRVKNVFLFTNSIHGGGGCATIQARDIFLSSVRQAFSSVLDKVSAFPEYSAYPNKRQRVSCFDSSSLLF; encoded by the exons ATGAACTGTAGGAATTTAGGTGAGTTTTGTGAGAATGAGGCAAAAGGGGTTGTTCAAAGTTTGGTGTTGGATAGTGAGAAAGGTGAATTAGTGAAGGCTAGTGGAAGGGTggagaaaaaaattggaaaatcaGAGGGGAAAACAATTGCTGCATTGAAGAGTCATAGCGAGGCAGAGAGGCGAAGAAGGCAGAGGATCAATGCTCATTTGTCTACACTCAGGAATCTTGTGCCATCTTCTGATAAA ATGGACAAAGCAGCACTGTTAGCTGAAGTAGTACGTCAAGTGAAACAATTGAAGGAAACAGCAACTCATGATAGTGAAAGGTTCTTCATACCATTGGACTCTGATGaaataaaagttgaaataatCGCTGAAAATGCAATAGATGGGACGTGTCTTTTCAGGGCGTCCGTTTGTTGTGAATACAGAACTCATCTTTTATCAGATTTAAAGCAAACTATCAATTCTCTTCATGTCAATTTAGTGAAGTCAGAAATATCAACTTTAGGAAGTCGAGTGAAGAACGTGTTTCTCTTCACGAATTCGATCCATGGAGGAGGAGGATGTGCCACTATTCAGGCTCGAGATATTTTCTTATCCTCTGTTCGACAGGCGTTTAGTTCTGTACTGGATAAAGTTTCTGCGTTTCCAGAATATTCAGCCTATCCGAACAAGAGGCAACGCGTTTCTTGCTTCGATTCTTCAAGCTTGTTATTCTGA
- the LOC101253254 gene encoding U-box domain-containing protein 45 produces MSNTSNFYSTYIKLRFFTKLKRFLRIKAKSKEPSDHQPTKESEIFIVIEEKGIMGKESDKDNGWMSLQKSVKKLHFGNCDEKEVAVKEIIELAKEDLKRRKFMAELGLIPPLVAMVVGGSDQAVLRRQRLAVQALTELANGSFTNKALMVEAGILSKLPKKTDNLDGNTRQEFAELILSISLLANTQFNMDSSRIIPFVVSILDSSNSSVETKCTCLGTLYNISSVLENSASMATNGTVTTLLRLSSLKEVSEKALATLGNLVVTLMGKKAMEESPMMPESLMEIMTWEEQPKCQELSVYILMILAHQSSIQREKMSKAGIVPVLLEVALLGSSLAQKRALKLLQWFKDERQIKMGPHSGPQVGRMPIDSSPMSPRAVDESKKLMKKIVKQSLYKNMETITSRANGGGDSSRFKSLVVSSSSKSLPY; encoded by the exons ATGTCAAATACAAGTAATTTTTATTCCACTTACATAAAGCTAAGGTTCTTCACTAAACTCAAGCGGTTCCTTCGGATTAAGGCTAAATCTAAGGAACCGTCTGATCATCAGCCAACTAAGGAGTCAGAGATTTTTATTGTGATTGAAGAAAAGGGTATAATGGGAAAAGAGAGTGATAAAGATAATGGATGGATGAGTTTGCAAAAATCTGTGAAGAAACTTCACTTTGGGAACTGCGATGAAAAAGAGGTGGCGGTGAAAGAGATAATAGAGTTGGCTAAAGAGGATTTGAAGAGGCGGAAATTCATGGCGGAGCTCGGTCTGATTCCGCCGCTTGTTGCCATGGTTGTTGGTGGCTCTGATCAGGCGGTGTTGCGGCGGCAGAGATTAGCGGTGCAGGCACTGACCGAACTTGCTAATGGCTCTTTCAC TAACAAGGCTCTGATGGTAGAAGCAGGAATCTTATCAAAATTACCTAAAAAAACAGACAACTTAGATGGAAACACAAGGCAAGAATTTGCGGAATTGATCTTGTCTATATCATTATTAGCCAACACACAATTCAATATGGATTCCTCAAGAATTATTCCATTTGTAGTCAGCATTCTTGATTCATCAAATTCAAGTGTTGAAACTAAATGTACATGTCTAGGAACATTGTACAACATATCTTCTGTGTTGGAAAATTCCGCCAGTATGGCGACTAATGGAACAGTGACCACATTATTGAGGTTGTCTTCATTAAAGGAAGTATCAGAGAAAGCACTAGCCACATTAGGGAATCTTGTGGTTACCCTAATGGGAAAGAAGGCGATGGAGGAAAGCCCGATGATGCCCGAGAGCTTAATGGAGATAATGACATGGGAAGAACAACCGAAATGTCAAGAGTTATCGGTAtacattttgatgattttggcTCACCAAAGTTCAATTCAAAGAGAGAAAATGTCCAAGGCTGGTATTGTTCCAGTACTTCTTGAAGTGGCATTGTTAGGTAGTTCTTTGGCTCAAAAAAGGGCACTGAAATTGTTACAATGGTTTAAAGATGAGAGGCAGATCAAAATGGGGCCTCATTCAGGGCCACAAGTAGGAAGAATGCCAATTGATTCATCACCAATGAGTCCAAGAGCTGTTGATGAAAGCAAGAAACTGATGAAGAAAATTGTGAAACAAAGCCTTTATAAGAATATGGAAACAATTACTAGTAGAGCCAATGGGGGTGGTGATTCTTCAAGGTTTAAGTCCTTGGTTGTTAGCTCAAGTTCTAAGAGTTTGCCTTACTAG